The proteins below are encoded in one region of Streptomyces sp. NBC_00490:
- a CDS encoding serine hydrolase domain-containing protein, protein MTRPGSLVLLLVLALVGCSDVHTVAGTGAGGGKEAAATARDPIDPAVERFLDEALPEGPGITVATARGDELTHCAGRGLSDHAAKTPATCDTVYDVMSITKQFTAAAILKLEMNGKLHVGDPIGRHLGRVPDDKKDITLHQLLTHTAGLPQSLGDDYDPLTRAQMLAQAMKAPLQSGPGEEFHYSNLGYSLLAAIVEKVSGQSYEHFLAQHLFRPAGMTRTGYVLPGWKRAQVAVEYDRNGRPQGRPMDHPWAPDGPYWNLRGNGGMLTTARDMFRWHRALTGETVLSTAAKQKLFAPHVRVPEVDGAYGYGWVVIDSDEGRFGWHDGGNDWSLATVAEFHRDETMVFWVSNQAYRKGKWNLEDGHVELTQDIADRIGHATTGAGRVSGGPGPRA, encoded by the coding sequence GTGACTCGTCCCGGTTCCCTCGTGCTGTTGCTCGTGCTCGCACTCGTCGGGTGCTCGGATGTCCACACCGTGGCCGGAACAGGGGCCGGCGGCGGGAAAGAGGCAGCCGCCACGGCGCGGGACCCGATCGACCCGGCCGTCGAACGCTTCCTCGATGAGGCACTCCCCGAGGGGCCCGGCATCACGGTGGCCACGGCCCGCGGGGACGAGCTCACGCACTGTGCGGGGCGCGGACTGTCCGACCACGCCGCGAAGACCCCCGCGACCTGCGACACCGTGTACGACGTCATGTCGATCACGAAGCAGTTCACCGCGGCGGCGATCCTGAAGCTGGAGATGAACGGCAAGCTCCACGTCGGGGACCCGATCGGCAGGCATCTCGGGCGCGTGCCCGACGACAAGAAGGACATCACCCTGCACCAGCTCCTCACCCACACGGCGGGTCTGCCCCAGTCGCTCGGCGACGACTACGACCCGCTGACCCGCGCGCAGATGCTGGCCCAGGCGATGAAGGCCCCACTCCAGTCGGGTCCCGGCGAGGAGTTTCACTACTCGAACCTCGGCTACAGCCTGCTCGCCGCGATCGTCGAGAAGGTCTCCGGGCAGAGCTACGAACACTTCCTCGCCCAGCACCTGTTCCGACCCGCCGGGATGACCCGCACCGGTTACGTGCTGCCCGGCTGGAAGCGCGCGCAGGTCGCCGTCGAGTACGACCGGAACGGACGCCCCCAGGGACGGCCGATGGACCACCCGTGGGCGCCCGACGGGCCGTACTGGAATCTGCGCGGCAACGGCGGCATGCTCACCACCGCCCGCGACATGTTCCGCTGGCACCGCGCCCTCACCGGCGAAACCGTCCTGTCCACCGCCGCGAAACAGAAGCTGTTCGCCCCGCATGTGCGGGTGCCCGAGGTGGACGGCGCCTACGGATACGGCTGGGTCGTCATCGACTCCGACGAAGGCCGGTTCGGCTGGCACGACGGGGGCAACGACTGGTCCCTGGCGACCGTCGCGGAGTTCCACCGCGACGAGACGATGGTGTTCTGGGTGAGTAACCAGGCCTACCGCAAGGGAAAGTGGAACCTTGAGGACGGTCACGTCGAGCTGACACAGGACATCGCCGACCGGATAGGGCACGCCACCACCGGTGCCGGGCGTGTCAGCGGCGGACCAGGACCGCGTGCGTGA